The proteins below are encoded in one region of Ostrea edulis chromosome 3, xbOstEdul1.1, whole genome shotgun sequence:
- the LOC125676852 gene encoding uncharacterized protein LOC125676852: MAKCGLLLVLLLMLSISHGFVLKTTPANVQVMNRDGHPRVVSTFIYDVASEIRGHVLKKIRTILKVAPEYLESSNSTWTLYLTCPKYDSEVFHFSPLTLVKQYRNTTELYLEFSIEHTRCSECVKEGVFNLTVSLYNEDIRANTFVDKTPFSVQTMEAYFQDTFCNYKTSSCVAWSTNGTLVRSDSCKLPWCTNLPKPKNNESYMAAIEEDKTHWWSRDIYGSGSSCSLNILMAAYETTYITVSINSSKGITPLMHFENKILMNWTVIKIPIGRVNETFQLLVCIHALYIAAIQKMWMENCTAVKEDIYCSENEFRCSSGKCIPNDRVCDLNPDCPLQDDEDREFCERHNYRYICDVDNKQCSWLQNPQCPFVRAYDQHLLKNKKYCAYGQTDFALFASKCEDGTPIKLTSPVLQPFNASRDCRVRFWYLVDFFDEINVLACSNESDCDVIKSLDQSLSEPEWQRTSLRIPHRYQPFQVILQGKMAAHSGLVALDQISLTPDCFTKSDVWKPPHMEEVSTRVEVEGNSGYVLTILGIGAGIVVAVVTAVVLFSAFKKRQHCKADEGLRNILPVSTSTTSSGSDGKCSFPVDISDASLADIERQSLVPSNMAVSSISPYYEWTEEKIRDIPRKKIKLVRLLGKGAFGEVYYGLLADVTRVRTDLPIAVKKLPTLCAEQTKTELFFEAVTLSKFNHPNIVRFLGISTDDFDNSMYLLLELMEGGELRAFVRESRPKQPHELSYLTLHDLLKLAIDVARGCQYLEQNKFIHRDIAARNCLLTEKGPNRVAKIGDFGMARDVLRTNYYRKNGRAMVPVKWMPPESFLDGIFTSKTDVWAFGVVLWEMFTMGHVPYPGKSNGEVMKYVKGGQRLDKPPLCPHQIFDLMVRCWQVNAEFRPNFAAIVDELDKIHKGGELSSLITYEDMMDIQPHTCDKDHVTSGSVTYVTDIKLLAADTDVSDIDMSNV; this comes from the exons ATTCCGAGGTTTTCCACTTTTCGCCCTTGACGCTTGTGAAACAGTATAGGAACACAACAGAACTCTATCTGGAATTTTCTATTGAACACACCCGTTGTTCAGAGTGTGTCAAAGAGGGTGTTTTTAATCTAACGGTTTCTCTGTACAACGAGGATATAAGAGCTAACACATTCGTGGACAAGACACCATTTTCCGTCCAGACAATGGAGGCATATTTTCAAG ATACTTTTTGCAACTACAAAACCAGTTCTTGTGTAGCCTGGTCTACGAACGGTACGTTGGTGCGGTCCGACTCTTGCAAACTTCCATGGTGTACAAATCTACCCAAACCAAAGAACAATGAGTCTTATATGGCAGCCATAG AGGAAGACAAGACACACTGGTGGTCACGTGACATATACGGAAGCGGAAGCAGTTGTTCTTTGAACATCCTGATGGCAGCCTACGAAACCACTTACATCACCGTTTCAATCAATTCGTCCAAAGGAATAACGCCTTTGATgcattttgaaaataagattCTGAT GAATTGGACTGTGATAAAAATTCCCATTGGGAGAGTGAACGAGACGTTCCAGCTATTAGTCTGCATTCACGCGTTGTATATAGCGGCTATACAGAAAATGTGGATGGAAAATTGTACTGCTGTGAAAG AGGACATATACTGTAGTGAGAATGAGTTCCGATGTTCATCTGGTAAATGTATTCCGAATGACAGGGTCTGTGACCTAAATCCAGACTGCCCTCTGCAAGATGACGAAGATAGGGAGTTCTGCg AGAGACATAACTATAGATACATCTGTGACGTGGACAACAAGCAGTGTAGCTGGTTGCAGAATCCGCAGTGTCCATTCGTCCGTGCATATGACCAACATTTACTCAAAAACAAAAAGTACTGTGCCTATGGCCAAACAG ATTTTGCACTGTTTGCCAGCAAGTGTGAAGATGGGACACCCATAAAGTTGACAAGTCCTGTACTGCAACCGTTTAATGCTTCTAGAGATTGCAGA GTACGCTTTTGGTATTTGGTAGACTTCTTCGATGAAATCAATGTCCTGGCATGTTCTAATGAATCTGACTGTGACGTTATAAAATCTCTGGATCAGTCGCTCAGCGAACCGGAATGGCAGCGGACATCTTTGCGAATACCACATCGATATCAACC GTTTCAAGTAATACTGCAAGGGAAAATGGCTGCTCATTCTGGCCTTGTTGCCTTGGATCAAATAAGTTTGACACCAGATTGCTTCACAAAATCAGATGTTTGGAAACCACCTCACATGGAAGAGG TGTCAACACGGGTGGAAGTAGAGGGCAACTCTGGTTATGTGCTCACAATCCTTGGAATTGGCGCCGGTATTGTCGTTGCCGTGGTAACCGCAGTTGTATTATTCTCAG CTTTCAAAAAGAGGCAACACTGCAAGGCTGACGAGGGTCTTCGAAATATACTTCCGGTATCTACTTCTACAACGTCATCTGGATCAGATGGGAAATGTTCATTTCCGGTTGACATTTCTGATGCATCGTTAGCGGACATTGAAAGACAGTCCCTCGTCCCCAGTAATATGGCGGTATCCAGTATATCTCCTTACTACGAGTGGACCGAGGAGAAGATTCGAGATATACCTAGAAAGAAAATTAAACTTGTCAG GCTTCTGGGTAAAGGTGCGTTTGGTGAGGTATATTACGGACTTCTTGCTGATGTTACACGTGTCCGAACTGACTTACCAATAGCCGTTAAG AAGTTGCCAACATTATGCGCTGAACAAACGAAAACAGAATTATTTTTTGAGGCAGTAACATTAAG CAAGTTTAACCACCCCAACATCGTCCGATTTCTTGGAATATCTACTGATGATTTTGACAATTCCATGTATCTCCTGTTGGAACTCATGGAGGGTGGAGAGCTAAGAGCCTTTGTAAGGGAGTCACGGCCGAAgcag CCTCACGAGTTGTCATATCTCACTCTGCACGATCTACTGAAGTTAGCGATAGACGTCGCACGGGGGTGCCAATACTTAGAGCAAAACAAATTCATTCACAG AGACATTGCTGCGAGAAATTGCCTTCTGACTGAAAAGGGACCTAACCGTGTTGCAAAGATAGGAGACTTTGGAATGGCAAGAGATGTACTTAG GACCAATTATTACAGAAAAAATGGCAGAGCTATGGTGCCGGTTAAATGGATGCCGCCGGAGAGTTTTCTAGACGGAATATTCACGTCCAAGACAGATGTATG GGCTTTCGGAGTGGTACTCTGGGAGATGTTTACGATGGGGCATGTGCCATATCCCGGAAAATCTAATGGCGAAGTGATGAAATATGTAAAGGGAGGACAAAGACTTGATAAACCCCCTTTGTGTCCACATCAAAT ATTTGATTTGATGGTGAGGTGCTGGCAAGTTAATGCAGAATTCCGTCCAAATTTTGCTGCAATTGTAGACGAACTTGACAAGATTCATAAG GGAGGGGAACTGTCGTCACTAATAACATACGAGGACATGATGGACATACAACCTCACACGTGTGACAAAGATCACGTGACATCCGGAAGTGTGACATATGTTACAGACATTAAATTACTTGCTGCTGATACGGATGTGTCTGATATAGACATGAGTAATGTATGA